Proteins from one Syngnathus scovelli strain Florida chromosome 17, RoL_Ssco_1.2, whole genome shotgun sequence genomic window:
- the mcoln3a gene encoding mucolipin-3 produces MEESEPLLPGRSENRRANGHCRWSLRTPNMDPRVVEDLRRRLKYFFMNPCQKYKARGRKPWKLMLQILKIALITAQLVSFGLSNEMMVTFKDDNLMAFRHLFLKGYKDRHLGGHVLHTKTDVFEHIDYIVNRYINLQNLTVGNLAYEKIDGEYTPLLVCQEFYRNSNIDPGNETFYIDPHVETECISIYPVRSLDNGSLAAPLNFSLDFRRLLSVNVYFTLKTINLQTVRHHELPDCYVFHVVITFDNRAHSGNIKVAVGNDVTINECRDWNVEGTSGKNDYLLLFFDSVVILACFTSLILCVRSVVNGIQLQFEFNTFFHAYYNKIVTMSDRLEFVNGWYILIIVSDTLTIVGSTLKIGIQTKFMTSYDECSILLGTATMMVWVGVIRYLGFFKKYNILILTLRAAFPNVIRFCCCAAMIYLGYCFCGWIVLGPYHDKFRTFDKVTECLFSLINGDDMYATFLKMPANGYMVWLFSRLYLYSFISLFIYMVLSLFIALITDTYETIKHHQQEKVPVSQLQAFIAECRDEPESGRYQTDEEPLSSCLLSCFCCGCRKKI; encoded by the exons ATGGAGGAATCGGAGCCCCTTTTGCCTGGCCGCTCGGAGAACAGGAGAGCCAACGGCCACTGCAGATGGAGTCTTCGCACCCCCAACATGGACCCCAGGGTGGTGGAGGACCTGAGGCGCAGGCTCAAGTACTTCTTCATGAACCCTTGCCAGAAGTACAAAGCTCGAGGCCGCAAGCCGTGGAAGTTGATGCTCCAAATATTAAAAATTGCCCTCATCACCGCCCAG CTGGTCTCATTCGGACTGAGCAATGAGATGATGGTCACTTTCAAAGATGACAACCTGATGGCATTCCGACATCTCTTCCTGAAAGGATACAAGGACCGCCATCTTGGAGGTCACGTTTTGCACACCAAAACAGACGTGTTTGAGCACATCGACTACATCGTCAACAGG TACATCAATCTCCAAAACCTGACGGTAGGTAATCTGGCTTATGAGAAGATCGATGGAGAgtacaccccactgctggtctgccAAGAGTTTTACCGGAACAGCAACATCGACCCCGGAAACGAGACCTTCTACATTGATCCGCACGTTGAAACTG AATGCATTTCCATCTACCCTGTGCGGTCATTGGACAATGGCAgtctggccgcgcccctcaactTCTCTTTGGACTTTAGAAG GCTGCTGTCAGTCAACGTTTACTTCACCCTGAAAACCATCAACCTGCAGACCGTGAGGCACCATGAGCTTCCCGATTGTTACGTCTTCCACGTGGTG ATCACGTTCGATAATCGCGCCCACAGCGGAAATATCAAAGTGGCCGTTGGAAACGACGTCACCATCAATGAATGCAGAGACTGGAATGTGGAGGGCACTT CTGGAAAAAACGACTACCTCCTGCTCTTCTTCGATTCCGTGGTCATCCTCGCTTGCTTCACCTCGCTGATCCTCTGCGTACGTTCCGTCGTCAACGGCATCCAGCTCCAGTTT GAGTTCAACACATTCTTCCACGCATACTACAATAAAATTGTGACTATGTCCGACCGCTTGGAGTTTGTGAATGGCTGGTACATCCTCATCATTGTCAGCGACACTCTGACCATCGTGGGTTCGACTTTGAAGATCGGAATACAGACAAAG tttaTGACCAGTTATGACGAGTGCAGCATCTTGCTGGGAACAGCAACCATGATGGTGTGGGTGGGCGTGATCCGGTACCTCGGTTTCTTCAAGAAATACAAT aTCCTAATCTTGACTTTGAGAGCGGCTTTCCCAAACGTGATCCGATTCTGCTGTTGCGCAGCCATGATCTACCTCGGTTACTGTTTCTGCGGCTGGATCGTCCTTGGGCCGTACCACGACAAA TTCCGGACCTTCGACAAGGTGACCGAATGTCTCTTCTCGCTGATTAACGGCGACGACATGTACGCGACCTTCCTGAAGATGCCCGCTAATGGCTACATGGTGTGGCTCTTCAGTCGCCTCTACCTCTACTCTTTCATCTCTCTCTTCATCTACATGGTGCTCAGCCTCTTCATCGCTCTCATCACCGACACCTACGAGACTATCAAG CATCATCAGCAAGAAAAAGTGCCCGTGTCCCAGCTCCAGGCCTTCATAGCCGAGTGCAGAGACGAGCCCGAGTCTGGACGCTACCAAACGGACGAGGAGCCGCTTTCTTCCTGCCTCTTGTCTTGTTTTTGCTGTGGCTGCAGGAAGAAGATTTGA
- the LOC125985038 gene encoding guanine nucleotide-binding protein G(I)/G(S)/G(O) subunit gamma-12, translating into MSSKAHSSNNIAHARRTVQQLRIEASLDRIKVSKACADLMAYCNDHSKTDPLLMGIPASDNPFKDKKPCTIL; encoded by the exons ATGTCTTCAAAGGCTCATAGTTCTAATAACATCGCCCATGCCAGGCGGACTGTACAGCAGCTGAGGATAGAAGCTAGCCTCGACAGGATAAAG GTATCGAAGGCCTGCGCCGACCTTATGGCTTACTGCAATGATCACTCCAAAACCGATCCTCTCCTCATGGGCATCCCCGCCTCAGACAATCCCTTTAAGGACAAAAAACCCTGCACTATATTGTAG
- the LOC125985029 gene encoding protein THEM6 isoform X2, whose protein sequence is MLLLLLLGLLVLFCTVDVWYFLRAVQVMIQSLFQPRIHDVLAEQRVDGMVLPHDVDYKGHMNNSRYLRECDFARFHHYMRNGLFMALCRMGAKMVIGASTIRYRRSLGFAEKFEIRTRVLGWDDKAFYLEQRFVSKKDGFVSAVLLCRQNVVHSSPEEIVEFVCKKKIQCPLLGEDVKHWINFISANSQALRAESGLVQKKDE, encoded by the exons atgctgctgttgctgctgctaggCCTCCTGGTGCTCTTCTGCACTGTCGACGTGTGGTATTTCCTGCGGGCAGTGCAAGTGATGATCCAATCCTTGTTCCAGCCACGCATACATGACGTGCTGGCAGAGCAACGGGTTGACGGCATGGTCCTCCCCCATGACGTGGACTACAAGGGCCACATGAACAACTCGCGCTACCTGCGCGAGTGTGACTTTGCCCGTTTCCACCACTACATGCGCAATGGGCTCTTCATGGCCTTGTGCAGGATGGGGGCTAAGATGGTGATCGGGGCCTCCACCATCCGCTACCGGCGTTCCTTGGGCTTTGCCGAGAAGTTTGAGATCCGCACCAGAGTGCTGGGCTGGGACGACAAGGCCTTCTACCTGGAGCAGCGCTTCGTGTCCAAGAAGGACGGCTTTGTGTCTGCTGTGTTGCTCTGCAGGCAGAATGTGGTGCACAGCAGCCCTGAGGAGATTGTTGAGTTTGTCTGCAAAAAGAAG ATCCAATGTCCTCTGCTGGGCGAGGATGTGAAGCACTGGATCAACTTCATTTCAGCCAACAGCCAAGCCCTGAGGGCCGAGAGTGGACTGGTGCAGAAGAAGGACGAATGA
- the LOC125985029 gene encoding protein THEM6 isoform X1 yields the protein MGAFGERLYIMEEAKKDMLLLLLLGLLVLFCTVDVWYFLRAVQVMIQSLFQPRIHDVLAEQRVDGMVLPHDVDYKGHMNNSRYLRECDFARFHHYMRNGLFMALCRMGAKMVIGASTIRYRRSLGFAEKFEIRTRVLGWDDKAFYLEQRFVSKKDGFVSAVLLCRQNVVHSSPEEIVEFVCKKKIQCPLLGEDVKHWINFISANSQALRAESGLVQKKDE from the exons ATGGGCGCCTTCGGAGAAAGGCTTTACATCATGGAAGAGGCTAAAAA AGacatgctgctgttgctgctgctaggCCTCCTGGTGCTCTTCTGCACTGTCGACGTGTGGTATTTCCTGCGGGCAGTGCAAGTGATGATCCAATCCTTGTTCCAGCCACGCATACATGACGTGCTGGCAGAGCAACGGGTTGACGGCATGGTCCTCCCCCATGACGTGGACTACAAGGGCCACATGAACAACTCGCGCTACCTGCGCGAGTGTGACTTTGCCCGTTTCCACCACTACATGCGCAATGGGCTCTTCATGGCCTTGTGCAGGATGGGGGCTAAGATGGTGATCGGGGCCTCCACCATCCGCTACCGGCGTTCCTTGGGCTTTGCCGAGAAGTTTGAGATCCGCACCAGAGTGCTGGGCTGGGACGACAAGGCCTTCTACCTGGAGCAGCGCTTCGTGTCCAAGAAGGACGGCTTTGTGTCTGCTGTGTTGCTCTGCAGGCAGAATGTGGTGCACAGCAGCCCTGAGGAGATTGTTGAGTTTGTCTGCAAAAAGAAG ATCCAATGTCCTCTGCTGGGCGAGGATGTGAAGCACTGGATCAACTTCATTTCAGCCAACAGCCAAGCCCTGAGGGCCGAGAGTGGACTGGTGCAGAAGAAGGACGAATGA
- the LOC125985034 gene encoding protein THEM6, with translation MWLLLLLAALLALFCTLDVWYFVRAAAVVIRAWLQPPVRDVTGEQVMTGRVAPRDIDMCHMNNARYLRECDFARFSLYIRNGVFKALRALKASMVVGATTIRYRRPLYIGEPYELRSRVVTWDDKAFFLEQRFVSSKDELVCAVMYCKQTVLRSSPDSIMQYLCKRKVERPEFPEDLQHWINFISTSSQHLRAESGLMEKDK, from the exons ATGTGGTTGCTCCTGCTGCTTGCCGCCTTGCTGGCTCTCTTCTGCACCCTAGACGTGTGGTACTTCGTGCGGGCGGCTGCCGTGGTCATCCGCGCCTGGCTGCAGCCTCCTGTGCGCGATGTGACGGGCGAGCAGGTCATGACGGGCCGGGTGGCCCCCCGCGACATCGACATGTGTCACATGAACAACGCCCGCTACCTGCGTGAGTGCGACTTCGCCCGCTTCTCGCTGTACATTCGCAACGGCGTCTTCAAGGCACTTCGGGCCCTCAAGGCCTCCATGGTGGTGGGGGCGACCACTATCCGCTACCGCCGTCCACTTTATATCGGTGAGCCGTACGAGCTGCGGAGTCGGGTGGTGACATGGGACGACAAAGCCTTCTTCCTGGAGCAGAGGTTCGTGTCGAGCAAAGATGAGCTTGTGTGCGCCGTCATGTACTGCAAGCAGACTGTCCTACGTAGTAGCCCGGACAGCATCATGCAGTATCTTTGCAAGCGGAAG GTGGAGCGTCCCGAATTCCCAGAGGACCTCCAGCACTGGATCAACTTCATCTCAACCAGCAGTCAGCACCTCAGAGCAGAGAGCGGACTCATGGAGAAAGACAAATAA